Within the Staphylococcus warneri genome, the region ATGGCCGGCAAATGAAGCTGCCTCATGTGAAATACCTTCCATTAAGTCGCCATCTGACGCAAGTACATACGTATAATGATCAACTACATTGTAATTTTCTTTATTAAATTTACCTGCTAAATGACTTTCTGCTAATGCCATACCTACAGACATTGCAAAACCTTGACCTAGTGGACCCGTTGTTACTTCTACACCATCAGTATGTCTGAATTCTGGATGACCTGGTGTTTTAGAATCCCATTGTCTAAATTGTTTTAGTTCATCCATTTCTAAGCTACCAGATACATGTAATAAGCTATATAATAACGCCGAGCCATGTCCAGCAGATAATACAAATCTATCTCTGTTAAAATAATCTTTAGATTGGGGATTAAAATTTAGGTGTCTTGTCCATAGTGTGTATGCCATTGGTGCTGCACCCATTGGTAAACCAGGGTGACCTGAATTGGCTTTTTCTATTGTATCGATACTTAAAGCACGAATCGTATCGATTGCTAATTGATCTTCTTTATTAAACATTATATTTTCTTCCCTTCTTCAAATAATACCTCAAATTAATTATAACTTATTTTAATATAAATTCATAAAGAAAAATCTGAAAAATCCCTCAGTTTTTCTATTAAAATAAATCTAAAATGATAAAATTTCACGCTTATTTTTCTTTCTTATTCTGTTGAATTTTCTTTAATTTTTCAGGAGTAACATCAGTACCCTCTGGATCTATCACTTTAGTGTTTTCTAATTGCTTTTTGAACCCTTCTCTAAATGAATCAAGATATTGTTTTCTCAACTTAGATTGCTCTTTGGCTTCTTCGTTGGTTAAACCTTGTTCTTTCTTCTTTTTAGCTAATTCATTAATTCTATCAATATTTAAATCATTTTTAGACATTCAAATTCCTACTTTCATATCAATTATTGTTCAATTATATCCATAGTTAATTTCTAACCTTATATCATATATTTTTATATTCTTATAATAATATAGCGTTTATAAACCTTCCATAGAATATAACAAAAAAATGAGCATAACCAAATCGTTACGCTCACTTTTACTTTTTTATTCTATTTTAGTGTTTAGTGGGCTAATGCGAACATAGACCCAGATTTATGTTCGCTGTTCCCGTTATTATTAGGTGTTTGATGTTCATTTTGGTTAGCATTCTGATGAATTTCATGATCTGTCATTTCGTACGTTTGTTCTGAATGTGCGCTTTGATTAACACTTAAGAAGAATACTAAAAAGATAAGGCAAGATACTAAAAATACTGCTATATATGTTAAAAATGTCTTTGTTTGTTTTGTTAACATGAATCTCACTCCTAGAACGTTTGTTTGTATTTATAATTTAACAGAACAGATGTTCCATGTCAACACTTTAACGAACAAACGTTTGTTATTTACTATTAGAGATGCTATAATAAACTTAAATAAAACTAGGGAGTGCCTATATATGAGAGAATTAACGAAAAGACAAAGTGAAATATATGATTACATTAAGCAGATTGTTCAATCAAAAGGGTATCCACCAAGTGTTCGAGAAATTGGTGAAGCAGTAGGATTGGCTTCAAGTTCAACTGTTCATGGTCACTTATCAAGATTAGAAGAAAAAGGCTATATTAAACGTGACCCTACTAAACCTAGAGCAATTGAAATTGTTAGCGAACAATTAAATGATAATATTAGTATGGAAGAAACAATTCATGTTCCTGTAATCGGTAAAGTAACTGCAGGTATTCCAATTACTGCTGTTGAAAATATTGAAGAATATTTTCCATTGCCTGAACATTTAACTTCCACACATAATAGCGATATTTTTATTTTAAATGTTGTTGGAGACAGTATGATTGAAGCGGGTATTCTTGATGGCGATAAAGTTATCGTTCGTAGTCAAACAATCGCAGAAAATGGCGATATTATTGTTGCGATGACAGAAGACGATGAAGCGACAGTTAAAAGATTTTATAAAGAAAAGAACCGTTATAGATTGCAACCCGAAAATAGTACGATGGATCCAATTTATTTAGAAAATGTTATTGTAGTTGGAAAAGTAATCGGTTTATATAGAGAAATGTAATCATATTTTATCCTCATAACCCCCTATATATATAAAAAGGATTAGGCATCATGCCTAATCCTTTTTATTTTGATTCTTGTTCAAAACTTCTTTTACTTTTTCTAAGATATCAGGTTGTTGTTTTGATTTAGTTGACATTCTATCTACTTCCTTACAACTAATTAGTACCCCAACATATATTGTTTTAAACGATTAACCAGTATAATTTTCGGTCCAATATGGTTGTCGTTGATCATTAAAATCAACGCCGACGCCTAAAGTTGAGAAGCTATCATTTAGTATATTTTTTCTGTGCCCTAATGAATTCATTAGTCCTTCGTGAGCGTATATACTATTTTGTTGTCCATAGGCTAGATTCTCACCTGCGGCATTAAAGTCATGGTGATCTGCTTTCAATCGATCAAATGGTGATTTCCTCTTTAAATCTGTATGATCAAAATAATTATTTTCCACCATATCTTTGCTATGCTTTCTAGCAGTATTAGAAATGGATTTAGAATAACTTAACGTTGATAATTGTCTTTGTTTTCTCTCTGCATTAACAATATCAAAATCTTGTAATTCAAAGCTTTTTTCCAAGGATTTAGAAGGTGCACCATATTGCTCTTGAAGTCTATTTTCCATTTCATCACTTACTTGATATAACGCTGTGACACCATTCTGTTCATGTTTATCATAGAAGACAGTAGTATATATATGCTTTTTGTGAAAGACGTCATATTCATCGTTTTGTATTTCAAACCGCTTATTCCCTTTTTTCATTTCATCAATAGGTTTACCTAAACGATCTCTCACCTTATTTTTAGGGGTCGCATATTTTATTTTAGATTGCGAAGAGATTAAGTTTTGATTAGTGTACATACCGTTTACTCTATCTTTAATATAACTAATCATAACGAATTGGTTATAATCATCATCGTAATACGTATACCAATGTGTGCCATATTCATTAGAAGTGATGCGTCGTGCTTTACCTAATTTATCTTCCACTTCTTTTTTTGACATATTCATTTGAATATTATTTATGGCAAATTCTTGTTTATTCGGAACATCCAAACTTATATCTTCTTCATTAGAATCTCCAAATGCCCAATGATCTATCTGTTGTCTAACTTCTAATTGAACTTTTTCTAGTGGTTTCCATTCATTCAATGGCAGAAAAATGACTAAACATAAACATGCGACAAAAAATACGAGAAACTTTTTAATTGTAGTCACCTACCATAAGATACTAGTCTCTATCTCCGTTAAAAATTGAATTTCTAACAATGACATAATCTACAGTGCGTAGTGATTTTAAATCTTTTCCACCCGCATAAGAAATAGAGCTTTGTAAATCTTGTTGCATTTCTCTTAAAGTATCTTTCAATGACCCTTTATGTTCTACAAACATCTTTTTGCCTTCAACGTTTTTATGTTCGCCCTTTTGGAATTCAGAAGCACTACCAAAATATTCTTTATAGCGTTTACCTTCTAGCTCAACTGTTTCTCCTGGTGATTCTTCGTGAGCTGCAAAAAGTGACCCAATCATAACCATTGATGCACCGAAACGAATTGATTTAGCAATGTCACCGTGTGTTCGTAAACCACCATCGGCAATAATAGGTTTTCTAGCTGCTTTACTACATAAATTAAGTGCAGCTAATTGCCAACCACCTGTACCAAATCCTGTTTTAATTTTAGTTATACAAACACGACCTGGTCCAATACCTACCTTCGTTGCATCTGCACCGGCATTTTCTAATTCTCTAACGCCTTCAGGTGTACCTACGTTACCAGCTATAACAAATGAATTAGGTAAATATGTTTTAATGTGTTTAATCATATTAATCACAGAATCAGAATGTCCATGTGCAATATCAATTGTTATATATTCTGGTGTTAATTGTTCATTTGCGAGTTGTTCAATAAATTCAAATTCTGATTTTTTTACACCAACTGAAATAGATGCAAATAAGTGATTGCTTTGCATTTTTTTGATAAACGGAATTCTAGCTGCTTCATTGAATCGATGCATGATATAAAAATAATCGTTTTCTGCAAACCATTGCGCTAATTCTTCATTCATAACTGTTTGCATGTTAGCTGGTACAACTGGAAGTTTAAATGAACGTGGTCCAAATTGAATTGAAGTATCACATTCAGATCTACTTTCAACAATACATTTGTTCGGTATTAGTTGTATGTCTTCATAATCAAATATTTTCATATTAATCTAAAAGCCCCTTTATAAAACAATATATTTTGGGATAAATAGCTAAAATCCGAATAATCAATTTAAAATCAGTTACTTTATTCAGAAAATATTATCCTTACTTACTTTACATTGTTTTATTGTTCTTGTAAATGGACTTTAGTACGAGTTTTACCAACTTGATTTTTTCACGCCAGGTATTTGACCTTTATGAGCATGTTCTCTAAATGCAATACGTGACATTTCGAACTTTCTTAATACACCTCTTGGTCGTCCAGTCACTTTACATCTACGTGTTAAGCGTGTAGGTGATGAATCACGTGGTAATTTTCTTAAAGCTTCATAATCACCTTTTGCTTTAAGTTCTTTTCGTAATTCAAAATATTTATCTACTAATTCTTGTCTCTTTTGTTCTTTTGCAATTTTTGATTTTTTAGCCATTTCTTTTACCTCTCTTTTTTATAAATCGTAATTATTACGTTTTATATAATAACACGTATTATGATTTTTGCAAACGTGAAATTTCCCTAGCTAAATAAAATGTTAATTTTCATGATTAAGCACAAAAAAAGACCTTTTTCGATTAAGAAAAAGATCTTTTCGCATTTCAAATTGTCATATTTGAAAGATAAGTGATTATTTAGTTTCACGATGTAACGTATATTTGTTTAATCTTGGGCAATATTTTTTCATTTCAATACGCTCAGGATTATTTCTTTTATTTTTAGTAGTGATATAGTTACGATCGCCACATTCTGTGCATGCTAATGTGATATTTACGCGCACGTTCAACACCCTTTCTAGTTAGGAATACTTACGATTTAAAATTCTATCATATAAATCTTCAGTGCGCAATCTTAACTTTTAATTTTTAAAATTCTCATAAGTTTCGTCTTGCTCACCTTCTAAATCGATTGAATTAATATCAATACCTAATGCTTTAGCAACACCTTTACCATAATCTGGATCTGCTTTATAGCAATGGCGAATATGTCGTCTTTTAACATCCTCTGTTACACCATCCATCGCATTGGCTGTATTAGTAAAGATTCTCTCTTTCGCTTCATCAGATTGTAATCTAAATAACTTACCTGGTTGTTCAAAGTAATTATCATCATCTTGACGTTGATTATATTCATAACCATCACCATCAGCTGGGAATGGCGGCTTTTTAAATTCAGGTTGGGAATCATAAACACCTTGATTATTTGGATAATAATGAGGTCCGCCACCTTGGTTATCATCTAAAATACGCATTTGGCCATCACGACTAAATGGACATAAATTTTCAATACCTACACCTTTAGGTTGGTTAACTGGTATTTGCCAATGGTTAACTCCTAATCTATAACGTTGCGCATCACCATAAGAGAATAAACGACCTTGTAACATTTTATCTGGTGAATAGTCTAAACCAGGAACGATGTTTGTAGGTGCAAAAGCAGCTTGTTCAACATCTTGGAAATAGTTATTAGGATTGCGGTTTAATTCAAATTCTCCAACTTCAATTAATGGATAATCACCATGATACCAAACTTTTGTTAAATCAAATGGGTTATCTTTATGATTTCTAGCTTGTTCTTCTGTCATTACTTGAATATACATTTTCCATTTAGGATAATCACCATTTTCAATCGCATTAAATAAATCTCTTTGTGAAGAATCACGATCCGTAGCAATCACGTTAGCCGCTTCTTCATCTGTTAAATTTTCAATGCCTTGTTGTGTTCTGAAATGATATTTAACCCATACGCGTTCACCTTTATCATTGTACATAGAATATGTGTGTGAACCGAATCCATGCATATGTCGTAAATCTTTTGGAATACCTCTATCTGACATTAAAATTGTCACTTGGTGTAATGCTTCTGGTAATCCTGTCCAGAAGTCCCAGTTATTTTGTGCACTTCTCATATTCGTTCTTGGATCTCTTTTAACAGCTCTATTTAAGCTTACGAATAATTTAGGGTCTCTAAAGAAGAATACGGGCGTATTATTACCAACTAAATCCCAGTTTCCATCTTCAGTATAAAATTTTAATGCAAATCCACGAATATCTCTCTCAGCATCTGCTGCACCTCTTTCACCAGATACAGTAGAAAATCTCGCGAACATTTCAGTTTGTTTACCGACTTCCGAGAACATTTTAGCACTTGTATACTGAGTAATATCATTAGTTACGGTAAATGTTCCAAATGCACCGGAACCTTTAGCATGCATACGTCTTTCAGGAATCACTTCACGATCAAAATGTGACATTTGCTCTAAGAAGTAAATATCCTGCATTAAAAGTGGACCTCTTGGACCAGCAGTCATACTATTTTCTCTATCTGACACGGGTGCGCCGAATAAACCTGTTAACTTACCGTCTTGTTTAGACATCAAATTTCCCTCCACACAAATTAGAATTATTATAATATAGTATCCATTATAAAGTATCCCCTCTTTTAATGAAACTTAAACCCCTTATCTCAACCGAATTATCAGAAAATTTTTAAATTTTACTTTAAAGTGCTAAATTACTATTGAATAGTAGGTCTAAAAGAATTAAAATGATGGATATATTTAAAATAGATGGGAGACAGTATATGGAAGATAATAATATGAAAAGAGGTTTAACCTCCAGACACATAACCATGATTGCTATAGGTGGCGCAATTGGAACTGGTTTATTTGTGGCTACAGGAAGTGTCATTTCTGAAGCTGGTCCTGGTGGCGCTATCCTTGCTTACCTCTTAATAGGTATCATGCTTTATTTCTTAATGGCGTCTATTGGTGAATTAGCTACTTTCTATCCAGTATCTGGTTCATTTAGTTCTTACTCTACTCGATTTGTTGATCCATCACTTGGTTTTACCATGGGATGGTTATATTGGGGAATGTGGACACTTGTAACAAGTGTAGACGTCATCGTTGCCGCAAATGTATTAAAGTTTTGGCATGCTTTTAATTTCTTTAGTCCCTTAGCTTGGAGTTTGATATTTATTACGCTACTTTTACTACTAAATATCTTCTCTGTAAAAGCTTTTGGTGAAACAGAATTTTGGTTATCACTCATTAAAGTAGTCACAATTATTGTATTTATAGTTTTTGGTATTTTGATGATTTTTGGTATTTTAGGCGGACATTCTTATGGATTTGAAAATTATACTAAGGGACAAGCACCTTTTGTAGGTGGTATCTCAGGTATTTTAAGTGTTTTATTAGTTGCTGGCTTTTCTGTTGGTGGTACAGAAGTAGTTGCAGTCACAGCTGGAGAATCAAGTGATCCAAGCAAATCAATGCCTAGAGCGATCAAACAAGTATTTTGGAGAATTTTATTATTCTATGTATTATCTATAGCTGTCATCGCTGCAATCATCCCATATACTGATCCATTACTATTAAATGAAAGTCAATCTGTTACTCAAAGTCCATTTACAATCGTATTTGACCGTATAGGTATTGCTTTTGCTGCCTCAGTCATTAATGCAGTTATTTTAACTTCACTATTATCAGCAGCGAACTCAGGTATTTATACAACAAGCAGAATGCTTTATTCATTAAGCGTTGATAAACAAGCACCACAATTTTTCAACAAATTAAATAAAACTACTAAATTACCGATTAGATCAATTCTAACAACTTATTTATTAGTAGTAGCTGTAGTAATATATGCTAATTTTAATTCTAATGCTGTATTTAATTTATTAAATATTATTGGTTCGATGGTTATCATCATTTGGGGTTCTAGTATATGGGCACAAATTAGAGTGCGTCGTGCTATTAAAAAACAAGGTAAAGATGCTAACGAATTATTACCTTATAAAGCACCATTTTATCCATTCGGACCTATAGTCGTAATTGCTACATTATTATTCTTATTATTTGGTAGTTCATTCGGAAGTATTGCTTCAGGTGATTGGATTAGTGTTATTAGAAACTTTACGCCTATTCTAATCCTAGCAATTATCTTCTTTGTGCATAAAATGATTAAGAAAACGAAGTTTGTCAAACTTGAAGAAATGGATTTAAGTTCTCATATTTTCAAAAATAATTAACCGTTATAAATAGAATTACACCTTTCGATTGATTTGTTTAACTAATTTTAATTGAAAGGTGTATTTTATTTTGTCAAAATGAACGCGCAACAATTAATAAATTACTATTGTTTTATAATTAAAGTTTATTTTCTGCAAACAAATTATCATGTATAATAAAGTTAAGAAAAATGGCTTAGAGGTGGTTTCAATGATTGGTCAAACAAATTTGTTCGATGATGTGATTAAAAGTGACGAACGTTTTGTTATCGTCGTGCAATCTTTAGAAGAAAAAAATGGTCAACTCGTTAAAAATACTTTAAGAGAATATCCAAGTTTAAATCACGACCAAATGAATAACTTATTTACACATCTGAAAGAAGTATTTTTAGAAGAAAAGTTTCAAGCAAACCAATCAGCATTTACTATAACTGTTTATACGAATCTGGATTATGCAGCGGATCAAGTTTATGCACATGTTAAACGCTATAAAGGGAAAAACGATTGGACACACACAGCAAAATAATCTAAAAAAAGACTTAGGTAACTTGTCCTTGGTATACATCGATAACATGTTAGTAAATATGTTATCGCGTTACCATCAAGATACCTAAGTCTATTTAATTATAAAAGACGTTTTAAAGCATGTGGAATGCCATTAGAATTATTATCTAAAGTTACTTCATCCGCAATATTTTTTAATTCGTCACTTGCATTGCCCATAGCGACAGCATGACCAACAACCTCTAACATGGATTGATCATTTAAACTATCACCAAATGCAATCACTTCTTCAAGTGAAATATCTAGTTTTTTACATAATGCTGTAATTGCATTACCCTTTGAAACATCTCTCGCCATAAATTCTAAAAAGAATGGTTTACTTGTAGTTACATCAATTTCCTCATTAAAGAAACCATTCAAGTCGATACGCGCTTCAGTAATATTACCTACATAATCGACGCCCATAACTTTTGGCACACTATGTGTAATATAAGATTTAATATCTTCCACACGTTTCATCGGTAGACCAGTTAATTCTGATTCAATATTCATGTATTCATGATCGCCATCATAAATAATGTAACCTTCGTCATAAGTTAAGACTAAAAAGCCTTTTTCACGGCAATAATCTACAATCGCGTCAAAATTTTCTTTAGATACGCTTTGACTTACTTCTACTTCTTCTGTAGTCATATTAATTGTTTTACCACCGTTATAACTAATAATAAAACTTTCATGTTCATTTAATTTTAATGTTCTTGCTACAGGTAACATCCCTTCAGTTGGTCTTCCTGAAGCTAAAACAACTTTATATCCTTTGTCTTGAATATCAATAAGATAAGATTGTGTTTCTGGAGATACTTGATTCTCACTATTCATTAGTGTGTCATCCATATCCATTACGATTACTTTATATTTACTCATGTTATTTCGAATCTCCTTTCAATGACTTATCTATATTTTACATCAAAACAAGCTCACTGGTACACTACTTCTTCAATGACACCAACTTCATTGATAGTCACTAATTCTGAGATACAATGTGACATATCTTTCTTTAAAGTTCTTACTATTTCACCACTATGTTCACGGGGGCTCATTGTTAATACTGTAGGGCCAGCACCACTAATGACAGTCGCATAAGCATGGTGTGCTTTAGAAATTTGTCTAATGGATGCAAATTCTGGAATTAAATGTTGACGATAAGGTTCATGAAAGCCATCTTGTTCCATCATTTTTCCAGCTAATTCATATTTGTGTTGTATTAACGCACATATCATAGTATTACTAATTGCACTATTACGTACTGCATTAGAATGTGAAAAAGTATCTGGTAATGCTTGACGAGAATCTTCAGTTTTAAGTTCATATGGTGGAATAGTTAGTATAATATCTACTTTAGGCACATCAATGCGTGCTACATCTGTCACTTTAGTATCTGGATTATAATAACCAGAAATTAACCCGCCATAAATTGTAGGTGCTACATTATCTGGATGACCTTCAAACTCAGTTGCTAGTTGAAGTAATTCATACTGGGATAATTGAATATTTCCGAAATAGTTAGCGATATAAAGTGCACCAACTAACGCTGAAGCTGAAGAACCTAAACCTCTTGCTAAAGGTATATCACTTCTCATATCAATACTTAACGCTGGTAACTCAACATTATATTTATAAGCAACTTTTTGAGGCGACCTGATAAATATAATTAGATTTATCCTTTGTAAGCTCTCTAATTCTTCATTAAAGTAGTTAAATTCCCAATTATCACCCTGAATTGCTTTGATGTTCATATGAAGAT harbors:
- the lexA gene encoding transcriptional repressor LexA, with the translated sequence MRELTKRQSEIYDYIKQIVQSKGYPPSVREIGEAVGLASSSTVHGHLSRLEEKGYIKRDPTKPRAIEIVSEQLNDNISMEETIHVPVIGKVTAGIPITAVENIEEYFPLPEHLTSTHNSDIFILNVVGDSMIEAGILDGDKVIVRSQTIAENGDIIVAMTEDDEATVKRFYKEKNRYRLQPENSTMDPIYLENVIVVGKVIGLYREM
- a CDS encoding amino acid permease, whose product is MEDNNMKRGLTSRHITMIAIGGAIGTGLFVATGSVISEAGPGGAILAYLLIGIMLYFLMASIGELATFYPVSGSFSSYSTRFVDPSLGFTMGWLYWGMWTLVTSVDVIVAANVLKFWHAFNFFSPLAWSLIFITLLLLLNIFSVKAFGETEFWLSLIKVVTIIVFIVFGILMIFGILGGHSYGFENYTKGQAPFVGGISGILSVLLVAGFSVGGTEVVAVTAGESSDPSKSMPRAIKQVFWRILLFYVLSIAVIAAIIPYTDPLLLNESQSVTQSPFTIVFDRIGIAFAASVINAVILTSLLSAANSGIYTTSRMLYSLSVDKQAPQFFNKLNKTTKLPIRSILTTYLLVVAVVIYANFNSNAVFNLLNIIGSMVIIIWGSSIWAQIRVRRAIKKQGKDANELLPYKAPFYPFGPIVVIATLLFLLFGSSFGSIASGDWISVIRNFTPILILAIIFFVHKMIKKTKFVKLEEMDLSSHIFKNN
- a CDS encoding catalase gives rise to the protein MSKQDGKLTGLFGAPVSDRENSMTAGPRGPLLMQDIYFLEQMSHFDREVIPERRMHAKGSGAFGTFTVTNDITQYTSAKMFSEVGKQTEMFARFSTVSGERGAADAERDIRGFALKFYTEDGNWDLVGNNTPVFFFRDPKLFVSLNRAVKRDPRTNMRSAQNNWDFWTGLPEALHQVTILMSDRGIPKDLRHMHGFGSHTYSMYNDKGERVWVKYHFRTQQGIENLTDEEAANVIATDRDSSQRDLFNAIENGDYPKWKMYIQVMTEEQARNHKDNPFDLTKVWYHGDYPLIEVGEFELNRNPNNYFQDVEQAAFAPTNIVPGLDYSPDKMLQGRLFSYGDAQRYRLGVNHWQIPVNQPKGVGIENLCPFSRDGQMRILDDNQGGGPHYYPNNQGVYDSQPEFKKPPFPADGDGYEYNQRQDDDNYFEQPGKLFRLQSDEAKERIFTNTANAMDGVTEDVKRRHIRHCYKADPDYGKGVAKALGIDINSIDLEGEQDETYENFKN
- the thrB gene encoding homoserine kinase — its product is MEAMLKLKIPASTANLGVGFDSIGMALNKYLHMNIKAIQGDNWEFNYFNEELESLQRINLIIFIRSPQKVAYKYNVELPALSIDMRSDIPLARGLGSSASALVGALYIANYFGNIQLSQYELLQLATEFEGHPDNVAPTIYGGLISGYYNPDTKVTDVARIDVPKVDIILTIPPYELKTEDSRQALPDTFSHSNAVRNSAISNTMICALIQHKYELAGKMMEQDGFHEPYRQHLIPEFASIRQISKAHHAYATVISGAGPTVLTMSPREHSGEIVRTLKKDMSHCISELVTINEVGVIEEVVYQ
- the sosA gene encoding DNA damage-induced cell division inhibitor SosA; the protein is MLTKQTKTFLTYIAVFLVSCLIFLVFFLSVNQSAHSEQTYEMTDHEIHQNANQNEHQTPNNNGNSEHKSGSMFALAH
- a CDS encoding DUF896 domain-containing protein, whose translation is MSKNDLNIDRINELAKKKKEQGLTNEEAKEQSKLRKQYLDSFREGFKKQLENTKVIDPEGTDVTPEKLKKIQQNKKEK
- the rpsN gene encoding 30S ribosomal protein S14; amino-acid sequence: MAKKSKIAKEQKRQELVDKYFELRKELKAKGDYEALRKLPRDSSPTRLTRRCKVTGRPRGVLRKFEMSRIAFREHAHKGQIPGVKKSSW
- a CDS encoding Cof-type HAD-IIB family hydrolase, whose product is MSKYKVIVMDMDDTLMNSENQVSPETQSYLIDIQDKGYKVVLASGRPTEGMLPVARTLKLNEHESFIISYNGGKTINMTTEEVEVSQSVSKENFDAIVDYCREKGFLVLTYDEGYIIYDGDHEYMNIESELTGLPMKRVEDIKSYITHSVPKVMGVDYVGNITEARIDLNGFFNEEIDVTTSKPFFLEFMARDVSKGNAITALCKKLDISLEEVIAFGDSLNDQSMLEVVGHAVAMGNASDELKNIADEVTLDNNSNGIPHALKRLL
- a CDS encoding CAP domain-containing protein, giving the protein MTTIKKFLVFFVACLCLVIFLPLNEWKPLEKVQLEVRQQIDHWAFGDSNEEDISLDVPNKQEFAINNIQMNMSKKEVEDKLGKARRITSNEYGTHWYTYYDDDYNQFVMISYIKDRVNGMYTNQNLISSQSKIKYATPKNKVRDRLGKPIDEMKKGNKRFEIQNDEYDVFHKKHIYTTVFYDKHEQNGVTALYQVSDEMENRLQEQYGAPSKSLEKSFELQDFDIVNAERKQRQLSTLSYSKSISNTARKHSKDMVENNYFDHTDLKRKSPFDRLKADHHDFNAAGENLAYGQQNSIYAHEGLMNSLGHRKNILNDSFSTLGVGVDFNDQRQPYWTENYTG
- the rpmG gene encoding 50S ribosomal protein L33 produces the protein MRVNITLACTECGDRNYITTKNKRNNPERIEMKKYCPRLNKYTLHRETK
- the guaC gene encoding GMP reductase, producing MKIFDYEDIQLIPNKCIVESRSECDTSIQFGPRSFKLPVVPANMQTVMNEELAQWFAENDYFYIMHRFNEAARIPFIKKMQSNHLFASISVGVKKSEFEFIEQLANEQLTPEYITIDIAHGHSDSVINMIKHIKTYLPNSFVIAGNVGTPEGVRELENAGADATKVGIGPGRVCITKIKTGFGTGGWQLAALNLCSKAARKPIIADGGLRTHGDIAKSIRFGASMVMIGSLFAAHEESPGETVELEGKRYKEYFGSASEFQKGEHKNVEGKKMFVEHKGSLKDTLREMQQDLQSSISYAGGKDLKSLRTVDYVIVRNSIFNGDRD